A genomic region of Marinobacter sp. NP-4(2019) contains the following coding sequences:
- a CDS encoding D-amino acid dehydrogenase, which produces MHILVLGAGVVGVTTAWFLRKQGHEVTVVDRQSKAGLETSYANGGQISVSHAEPWANPSAPLKILKWLTQPDAPLLFRPGLDPAQWRWALSFLMQCTSARAAHNIRQIVNLGLYSRAQLQAVRQDTGIEYDQLEKGILHFYTNPKEFEGALAPSRLMRDLGCDRQVVDAARAVELEPALSPIRDRIAGATYTASDESGDARKFTQGLARKAEEAGVTFLYGTEVLGFDRTRDRILGVQTLREGHYEMLRADAYVLSLGSFSALLARKLGLFLNIYPAKGYSITVPVKNEDAAFRVSLIDDEYKLVYSRLGDRIRVAGTAELSGYSRTLNYTRCRAIVRRTAEIMPEAAYWDKAEFWSGLRPATPSNVPYIGKSHFGNLYLNTGHGTLGWTHSCGSAAAIADIISGRRPQVDFSFTGL; this is translated from the coding sequence ATGCACATACTGGTGTTGGGGGCTGGTGTTGTTGGCGTCACCACTGCCTGGTTTTTGCGCAAGCAGGGCCATGAGGTCACCGTGGTTGATCGCCAGAGCAAAGCCGGTCTTGAAACCAGTTATGCCAATGGTGGACAAATTTCCGTGTCCCACGCAGAACCGTGGGCCAATCCGTCGGCACCGCTCAAGATATTGAAGTGGCTGACTCAGCCGGATGCCCCCCTGCTGTTTCGTCCAGGCCTCGACCCTGCCCAGTGGCGCTGGGCACTGTCATTTCTGATGCAATGCACGTCCGCCAGGGCGGCCCATAATATTCGGCAAATCGTCAATCTTGGCCTCTACAGCAGAGCCCAGTTACAGGCAGTACGACAGGACACCGGGATTGAGTATGACCAGTTGGAAAAGGGCATATTGCATTTCTATACCAATCCGAAGGAATTTGAGGGCGCGTTGGCGCCGTCCCGGCTGATGCGTGACCTCGGGTGTGACCGTCAAGTGGTCGATGCTGCCCGAGCCGTTGAACTGGAGCCGGCACTGTCTCCGATTCGCGACCGGATTGCCGGGGCAACCTACACCGCGTCAGATGAATCCGGGGACGCCAGAAAGTTTACCCAGGGCCTGGCCCGAAAAGCGGAAGAGGCGGGCGTGACGTTTCTCTACGGAACGGAAGTTCTGGGTTTCGATCGTACCCGTGACCGGATTCTCGGGGTCCAGACCCTGAGGGAGGGGCACTACGAAATGTTGCGTGCTGACGCTTATGTCTTGAGTCTGGGAAGCTTCAGCGCGCTACTGGCCCGCAAACTGGGACTGTTCCTGAATATCTATCCGGCCAAGGGGTACTCCATTACCGTCCCGGTCAAGAACGAAGACGCGGCTTTCAGAGTGAGCCTGATCGATGATGAGTACAAGCTGGTGTATTCCCGTCTGGGAGACAGGATCCGGGTTGCCGGTACTGCGGAACTGAGCGGTTACAGCCGGACCCTGAACTATACCCGCTGCCGGGCCATTGTCAGACGTACGGCGGAAATTATGCCGGAGGCTGCCTACTGGGACAAAGCTGAGTTCTGGAGTGGTCTGCGACCGGCGACGCCCTCCAATGTGCCTTACATTGGCAAAAGCCACTTTGGCAATCTCTACCTGAACACAGGGCATGGCACGCTGGGGTGGACTCACTCCTGCGGTTCCGCGGCAGCAATCGCCGATATTATTTCCGGCCGGCGGCCGCAAGTGGACTTCAGTTTTACGGGGCTCTGA
- a CDS encoding translation initiation factor Sui1 gives MKSKSSGGLVFSTEQGRMCPDCRNPIADCTCGQPSRPHGDGVVRVSRETKGRKGKGVTLVTGIPMDDRELKAFAKVLKAKCGTGGTVKDGVVEIQGDQRDTLVPLLQAKGWTVKRAGG, from the coding sequence ATGAAGTCGAAATCCTCGGGTGGTTTGGTCTTTTCAACCGAGCAGGGTCGTATGTGTCCCGACTGTCGCAACCCGATTGCTGACTGTACCTGTGGCCAACCTTCCCGTCCCCACGGGGACGGCGTTGTGCGCGTCAGTCGCGAAACCAAGGGCCGGAAAGGCAAGGGTGTGACACTGGTGACAGGTATCCCCATGGATGACCGGGAACTCAAGGCCTTCGCCAAGGTACTCAAGGCCAAGTGCGGTACCGGCGGCACGGTCAAAGACGGCGTGGTGGAAATCCAGGGCGATCAGCGGGACACCCTCGTCCCGTTACTGCAGGCTAAAGGCTGGACCGTCAAACGTGCCGGGGGCTGA
- a CDS encoding DUF4136 domain-containing protein, with translation MAIRVMIASFLMLAMAGCASNVVTDYDSAAVFGNYSSWAFTDELGEGQSVVSLDGSRIRNAVERELNRKAMKKVSADEADLLVAWKIVEEERLESYGVGFGLGFGHSPFGWGLASAPPVREIQEGKLVIELADTNTQRVVWRAASRRYLNEDQSPEYRRELIDEVVAEMFSKYPPGLDQGSGGY, from the coding sequence ATGGCTATTCGAGTGATGATTGCATCGTTTCTAATGTTGGCGATGGCAGGCTGCGCCAGTAACGTGGTGACAGATTATGATTCCGCTGCCGTGTTCGGGAACTATTCCTCATGGGCGTTTACGGATGAGCTTGGCGAGGGTCAGTCCGTGGTGTCACTGGATGGTAGTCGCATTCGTAACGCGGTAGAACGTGAGCTGAATCGCAAGGCCATGAAAAAGGTGAGCGCGGACGAAGCGGACCTGCTGGTGGCCTGGAAGATCGTGGAAGAAGAGCGACTCGAAAGTTACGGTGTGGGATTTGGCTTGGGATTTGGCCATAGCCCATTTGGTTGGGGGCTTGCATCCGCACCGCCGGTAAGGGAAATCCAGGAAGGCAAGTTGGTGATTGAGCTGGCAGACACCAACACGCAACGCGTGGTCTGGCGAGCGGCCAGTCGTCGCTACCTCAATGAAGACCAGTCCCCAGAGTATCGTCGTGAGTTGATCGACGAAGTGGTGGCTGAAATGTTTTCCAAGTATCCTCCGGGACTCGATCAGGGCTCTGGCGGCTACTAA
- a CDS encoding YigZ family protein — protein sequence MSKDYPVPAEYLERETEIKKSRFIARVAPVADRDEVKAWLERAHRDHPDARHICWAYQIGRPGSAAEAAMNDDGEPSGTAGKPILSVIQHKDMGDVLVMVIRYFGGIKLGAGGLVRAYAGAAESVLSAVDRVVQRSMDPVVVTMSFADEQPLRHWCETNDASVESIEYGSTVTARVLVPSDRGEQFAGFCSAQKLDYCFDR from the coding sequence ATGAGCAAGGATTACCCTGTTCCCGCGGAATATCTGGAGCGGGAAACGGAGATAAAGAAAAGTCGGTTTATAGCCCGTGTCGCACCGGTTGCCGATCGGGACGAGGTGAAAGCGTGGCTGGAGCGGGCGCACCGGGATCATCCCGATGCCCGTCACATATGCTGGGCATACCAGATAGGTCGCCCCGGCTCGGCCGCCGAAGCCGCCATGAACGATGACGGTGAACCATCGGGGACTGCGGGAAAACCTATCCTGAGTGTGATTCAGCATAAGGATATGGGGGATGTCCTGGTCATGGTGATTCGCTATTTTGGCGGCATCAAGCTTGGTGCCGGCGGGCTGGTCAGGGCTTATGCCGGGGCAGCGGAAAGTGTGCTTTCGGCAGTGGATCGAGTGGTACAGCGATCCATGGATCCGGTTGTTGTGACCATGAGCTTCGCGGATGAACAGCCGTTACGGCACTGGTGTGAAACCAATGACGCCTCGGTGGAGTCCATAGAGTATGGTTCGACGGTAACCGCCCGGGTGTTGGTGCCGTCGGATCGAGGTGAGCAATTCGCGGGATTCTGCAGTGCCCAGAAGTTGGATTACTGTTTTGACAGGTAG
- a CDS encoding sensor histidine kinase, with the protein MKRRTIFPLFWRIFLSIWLAMAVTVVVSNLATRMLLDREREAIERQAGLRDLAEEAIKIRESGDRGGAWRFLRSEGERIELHLILIEQDDNEDRLPSFIRDRMKSGWYPQKPAVLDVGDGYRLVAWPRMDGAGWLDPKFFRAIELGLAFVMISLACWWIARRVSRPLLHMETTAQAIARGNNTLRVSDRVTKRRDEVGQLATAFNAMTEQLCSLLERQKHLLRDISHDLRTPLTRQRIAIELASEGAVDGDLIASILRQNQRLEAMTSQILTLYRVTEEGADIPREAVQPVVIINNVLQDAADYAEHQRVDCRLMVRPECRNVSVLGDQGLLQRAFDNIVQNALDHTSPGHAIHIAVDKLGGNLVVAVEDEGAGVPEEMLPHLFEPFYRADKSRGGKGWGLGLAIARDIVSAHDGEIRAENGPSGGLRVTVSLPIFTDVL; encoded by the coding sequence ATGAAGCGGAGGACAATATTTCCCCTGTTCTGGCGAATCTTTCTTTCGATATGGCTGGCGATGGCGGTGACTGTGGTGGTCAGCAACCTGGCGACCCGAATGCTTCTGGATCGTGAACGGGAGGCCATCGAACGTCAGGCAGGGCTCAGGGATCTGGCCGAGGAAGCGATAAAAATTCGTGAATCTGGTGATCGGGGCGGCGCCTGGCGTTTTCTCAGGTCGGAGGGTGAGCGCATAGAATTGCACCTGATCCTTATTGAACAGGATGACAATGAAGACAGGCTCCCCTCATTTATTCGTGATCGTATGAAGTCCGGCTGGTATCCGCAGAAGCCTGCAGTGCTTGATGTTGGTGACGGTTATCGTCTGGTAGCGTGGCCACGAATGGACGGTGCCGGCTGGCTGGATCCGAAATTCTTCCGTGCCATAGAACTGGGGCTGGCATTCGTGATGATCTCCCTGGCTTGCTGGTGGATTGCCCGTCGGGTTTCACGGCCACTTCTGCACATGGAGACGACCGCTCAGGCCATCGCCCGGGGGAATAACACGTTGAGGGTCAGCGACAGAGTCACGAAACGGCGGGATGAAGTGGGTCAACTGGCGACGGCATTCAATGCGATGACCGAACAGCTTTGCAGTTTGCTGGAACGGCAGAAACACCTGCTTCGGGATATTTCCCATGACCTGCGTACGCCCCTGACACGCCAGCGAATTGCCATTGAGTTGGCCAGCGAAGGTGCCGTGGACGGCGACCTGATCGCCAGCATCCTGCGGCAGAATCAACGTCTGGAAGCCATGACCTCACAGATACTGACGCTCTACCGGGTAACCGAGGAAGGGGCTGACATCCCCCGTGAGGCGGTTCAGCCGGTGGTTATTATCAATAACGTTCTTCAGGATGCTGCCGATTACGCTGAACATCAGCGGGTGGATTGCCGGCTGATGGTTCGCCCGGAATGTCGCAACGTGTCGGTACTCGGCGATCAGGGGTTGTTACAGCGGGCGTTCGATAACATCGTCCAGAATGCCCTGGACCATACCAGCCCCGGCCATGCCATTCACATTGCTGTAGACAAGCTGGGTGGCAACCTGGTGGTCGCGGTTGAAGACGAAGGGGCGGGCGTGCCTGAGGAGATGCTGCCTCACTTGTTTGAGCCATTCTACCGGGCAGATAAGTCCCGTGGCGGCAAGGGCTGGGGGCTCGGGCTGGCAATCGCCCGAGACATCGTCTCGGCCCATGATGGCGAGATCCGGGCGGAAAACGGTCCTTCGGGCGGTCTCAGGGTTACCGTCAGTCTGCCCATTTTTACGGACGTTCTCTAA
- a CDS encoding response regulator transcription factor: MQNRVLLVEDDDELRQLLARYLTNQGFSVREAANGNDGLSLARSQNCDIVVLDIMLPDISGLDVLRALRADTHLPVVLLTARGDETDRIVGFEVGADDYIPKPCNPRELVARLQALLRRIAWDQSVEVDAARTYGDLRVEPSHRRIYQDDKPLELTATEYEVLQVLLAHAGSVVRKTDLMQWALGRRLEAHDRTLDMHISNLRKKLGNDDPPRIETVRGLGYSYRVPT, translated from the coding sequence ATGCAGAACAGGGTATTACTGGTTGAAGATGACGATGAATTGCGGCAGTTACTGGCGCGCTATCTGACCAATCAGGGCTTCAGCGTGCGTGAAGCGGCAAATGGCAACGATGGTCTGTCCCTGGCCCGTAGTCAGAACTGCGACATTGTTGTGCTGGATATCATGCTGCCGGACATCAGCGGTCTCGACGTGCTGCGTGCTCTGCGCGCCGACACTCACTTGCCGGTTGTCCTGCTCACTGCCCGGGGAGACGAGACCGATCGCATCGTCGGGTTTGAGGTTGGTGCCGATGATTACATCCCCAAACCCTGCAATCCGCGTGAGCTGGTCGCCCGCCTGCAGGCCTTGCTGCGCCGGATAGCATGGGATCAGTCGGTGGAAGTGGATGCCGCCAGGACATACGGTGATCTCAGGGTGGAGCCCTCTCATCGGCGCATCTATCAGGATGACAAGCCTTTGGAACTGACCGCCACCGAGTACGAAGTTCTGCAGGTGCTGCTGGCCCACGCTGGCAGTGTGGTGCGTAAAACCGACCTGATGCAGTGGGCCCTGGGGCGACGCCTGGAAGCCCACGACCGGACCCTCGATATGCATATCAGTAACCTGCGCAAGAAACTGGGGAATGACGATCCCCCGAGGATCGAGACCGTACGCGGGCTGGGGTACAGCTATCGGGTGCCCACATGA
- a CDS encoding GNAT family N-acetyltransferase: MPESGSPFPHIRVCSSIHEVPAAVWNALCPGTYPFLKHGFLKALEDSGCTTSSTGWTPSHLTFWLEDRLVGVAPAWLKTHSMGEYVFDWAWADAYRRYGESYYPKLLMAVPFTPCQGPRLLLDDTFRASLSPAVIHQLLDSVCDSVGAHSWHLLFPNADDQRLLNQPGSLHRLGCQFHWHNRNYHSFDGFLGELTSRKRKSIRKERRQIAESGVSFRHFSGADLPDHVLSVFYTFYQATYFKRGQRPYLNQQFFQQLCATMPDQCHIIMAVKDDTMIAGALFLSGDDTLFGRYWGCLEEYDFLHFETCYYQGIDLAIDLGLSTFDAGAQGEHKLIRGFEPVITHSWHGIRHSGFRDAIRRFTLEEADHVRQYFDDATDALPFRQQGCG, from the coding sequence ATGCCCGAATCCGGCTCCCCATTTCCACACATTCGCGTCTGCTCATCCATCCATGAGGTCCCCGCGGCTGTCTGGAACGCTCTGTGCCCCGGCACCTACCCGTTTCTCAAACATGGCTTTCTGAAAGCACTGGAGGATTCCGGCTGCACCACATCATCAACCGGCTGGACACCATCACACCTGACTTTCTGGCTGGAGGACCGGCTGGTTGGTGTCGCCCCGGCGTGGCTGAAAACCCACTCCATGGGGGAGTATGTGTTTGACTGGGCCTGGGCCGATGCCTATCGGCGCTACGGAGAATCCTATTACCCCAAGCTGTTGATGGCCGTTCCCTTCACGCCCTGCCAGGGGCCCCGACTATTGTTGGATGACACCTTCAGGGCAAGCCTGTCACCCGCTGTGATTCACCAGTTGCTGGACAGCGTTTGTGACTCCGTAGGCGCTCACTCATGGCACCTGCTGTTTCCCAATGCCGACGACCAGCGCCTGCTGAATCAACCCGGAAGCCTTCACCGCCTGGGCTGCCAGTTCCACTGGCACAACAGGAATTACCACTCGTTCGACGGATTCCTGGGCGAGCTCACCTCTCGCAAGCGCAAGTCCATCCGCAAGGAACGCCGCCAGATTGCGGAATCCGGTGTGTCGTTCCGCCACTTTTCCGGAGCAGATCTCCCCGACCATGTGCTGTCGGTGTTCTACACATTTTATCAGGCCACCTATTTCAAGCGCGGCCAGCGGCCATACCTGAACCAACAGTTTTTTCAGCAACTGTGCGCAACCATGCCCGACCAGTGTCACATCATTATGGCGGTGAAGGATGACACCATGATCGCCGGCGCCCTGTTTCTCAGTGGTGACGACACTCTGTTTGGCCGCTATTGGGGCTGCCTGGAAGAATACGACTTCCTGCACTTCGAAACCTGCTACTACCAGGGCATCGACCTGGCCATTGACCTTGGTCTGTCCACGTTCGATGCTGGCGCCCAGGGGGAACACAAACTGATACGGGGCTTCGAGCCGGTGATCACCCATTCCTGGCATGGCATCCGCCATTCAGGCTTCCGCGACGCCATCCGTCGTTTCACTCTGGAGGAAGCGGACCACGTCCGACAATACTTTGACGATGCCACCGATGCACTCCCCTTCAGGCAACAGGGGTGCGGTTAA
- a CDS encoding nicotinate phosphoribosyltransferase: MVHEKDLALLVDLYELAMAQAYWAEGMHDTAVFSLFFRDLPKNRNFILACGQQQVATVIETLKFSPEHIKRLESLDRFQPAFLEWLGRFRFSGHIRAVPEGTPLFPQEPLLEIEAPIAEAQILESLVMNYVHLETVLASKAVRVRLAAGERPVIDFGMRRMHGVDAAHRSVRAFRLAGLAGTSNVLAGLDYGLTVSGTMAHSFVQAYPDEMDAFKVYARLYPGTTLLVDTYDTRRAVRRIADWLKRDPDARVSAIRLDSGDLEAEARDCRAILDEAGLQDVRIMASGGLDEYRISRLVAAGAPIDGFGVGTAIGASNDAPALELAYKLTEYGGLPRMKNSSGKQSFPGGKQVFRQYDRDGRMKGDVISGREEVFDGDPLLRPLMKHGVVLLNAIDSLEQQAEHAAAAIRSLPPSYLKIEPAEPFPVVISRYLRALQADALKRVRG, from the coding sequence ATGGTGCATGAGAAAGATCTTGCACTGCTGGTGGATCTTTACGAGCTTGCCATGGCCCAGGCTTACTGGGCCGAAGGCATGCACGATACAGCGGTTTTCAGCCTGTTTTTCCGGGACCTGCCGAAAAACCGGAATTTCATCCTCGCCTGCGGCCAGCAGCAGGTTGCTACGGTCATTGAGACCCTGAAGTTTTCCCCCGAACACATCAAACGCCTGGAAAGCCTTGACCGTTTCCAGCCCGCGTTTCTCGAATGGCTCGGCAGGTTCCGGTTTAGCGGACATATCAGGGCGGTCCCCGAAGGAACCCCGCTGTTCCCCCAGGAACCACTACTGGAAATTGAGGCGCCCATTGCCGAAGCCCAGATCCTGGAAAGCCTGGTGATGAACTATGTGCACCTGGAAACTGTGCTGGCGTCCAAGGCGGTACGGGTCAGGCTTGCCGCGGGTGAGCGCCCGGTGATTGATTTCGGAATGCGGCGAATGCATGGCGTCGATGCAGCCCACCGGAGTGTGCGGGCGTTTCGCCTCGCCGGCCTGGCCGGGACCAGCAATGTACTGGCAGGCCTTGATTACGGCCTGACCGTCAGCGGCACCATGGCTCACAGTTTTGTCCAGGCCTATCCCGACGAGATGGATGCCTTCAAGGTGTATGCACGGCTGTATCCCGGCACCACGTTACTGGTCGACACGTACGACACTCGGCGGGCTGTCCGGCGCATCGCCGATTGGCTGAAACGGGACCCCGATGCCCGGGTCAGTGCCATCAGGCTGGATTCCGGGGATCTTGAGGCCGAAGCGCGTGACTGTCGGGCGATACTGGACGAAGCCGGCCTCCAGGATGTCCGCATCATGGCAAGCGGCGGTCTGGATGAGTACAGGATTTCCCGGCTGGTCGCCGCCGGCGCCCCTATTGACGGCTTTGGTGTGGGCACGGCCATTGGCGCTTCGAATGACGCCCCCGCCCTGGAACTGGCTTACAAGTTGACGGAGTATGGTGGCCTGCCAAGGATGAAGAACTCGTCAGGCAAGCAGTCCTTTCCCGGCGGCAAGCAGGTTTTCCGCCAGTATGACCGGGATGGCCGGATGAAGGGGGATGTGATCAGTGGCCGGGAAGAGGTGTTCGATGGCGATCCCTTGCTGAGGCCGCTCATGAAACACGGAGTAGTGTTGCTGAACGCCATCGATTCCCTGGAGCAGCAGGCAGAGCATGCCGCCGCCGCGATCCGGTCATTGCCGCCGTCATACCTCAAAATCGAACCCGCTGAACCGTTTCCCGTCGTCATCAGCCGGTATCTCCGGGCGTTGCAGGCCGATGCACTGAAGCGGGTCCGGGGTTAA
- a CDS encoding isochorismatase family protein — translation MSSDKCALLLVDIQNDFCEGGSLAVPQSDAIFPVVNEWISKARQEGWEIIASRDWHPVDHVSFVQRDGPWPVHCVQDTRGAEFHPAMDLPTDAVRVSKGTAFDTDAYSAFDGTQLDSYLRRHGIGSLYVAGLALDVCVRASVIDAVQLGFGVNLIVNGTYAVDSDSAPEVLDELAGLGVSLQY, via the coding sequence ATGTCTTCCGATAAATGCGCCCTGCTGCTCGTTGATATACAGAACGACTTCTGTGAAGGCGGCAGCCTGGCGGTACCTCAGAGCGATGCGATCTTTCCGGTCGTGAATGAATGGATCAGCAAGGCCCGGCAAGAGGGCTGGGAGATTATTGCCAGTCGCGACTGGCATCCTGTTGATCATGTCAGTTTTGTTCAACGTGACGGCCCATGGCCCGTGCATTGTGTGCAGGACACCCGGGGAGCGGAGTTTCATCCGGCGATGGACCTGCCGACTGATGCCGTGCGGGTGAGCAAGGGAACGGCGTTTGATACGGATGCCTATTCGGCGTTCGATGGCACCCAGCTTGACAGTTACTTACGGCGTCACGGTATTGGGTCCCTGTATGTCGCCGGCCTGGCACTTGATGTGTGTGTGCGGGCTTCGGTTATCGATGCTGTACAGTTGGGGTTCGGTGTCAACCTGATTGTCAACGGTACCTACGCTGTAGACAGCGACAGTGCGCCAGAAGTGCTGGACGAACTGGCTGGGCTGGGTGTGTCGCTGCAATACTGA
- a CDS encoding dodecin: MSDHHVYKKVEIVGSSKKSIEDAIENALSECGKSVRNMEWFEVLETRGHITDGKVGHYQVVMKVGFRIADS; encoded by the coding sequence ATGTCAGACCATCACGTTTATAAGAAAGTGGAAATTGTTGGTTCGTCGAAAAAGAGCATTGAAGATGCCATCGAAAATGCGCTGTCTGAGTGTGGAAAGAGCGTCCGTAACATGGAATGGTTCGAGGTTCTCGAAACCCGCGGTCATATTACGGATGGCAAGGTGGGGCATTATCAGGTGGTAATGAAAGTGGGCTTCCGCATCGCGGACAGTTAA
- a CDS encoding DUF3750 domain-containing protein yields MKRPFRYTAWFVAGLFILLTGPLFLATSGSLQSAESWQTASRDSAGIAPRPGETEEAIIQVYGARAWSWRGYFAVHTWISTKETGADHYRVHEVTGWRRYVVSSSPGDPDRHWYGARPTLYADIRGEEAEQLIPAIYDAVASYPFPEEYEAWPGPNSNTFVAWVIREVPGLDVALPNHAIGKDYLGDRVIAEVPGGTGYQFSLGGYFGVLAGIREGLELNVMGLSLGVNPLGLGIKLPGIGELALRSTNPMPANTP; encoded by the coding sequence ATGAAACGACCTTTCCGCTATACCGCCTGGTTTGTCGCCGGACTCTTTATCCTGCTGACGGGCCCGTTATTTCTGGCGACCAGCGGTTCCCTGCAAAGCGCGGAAAGCTGGCAAACCGCATCCAGGGACAGTGCCGGTATCGCTCCCCGGCCCGGAGAAACCGAAGAGGCCATTATTCAGGTATACGGAGCCAGGGCCTGGAGCTGGCGTGGATACTTTGCGGTACACACCTGGATCAGTACCAAGGAAACCGGTGCGGATCACTACCGGGTCCATGAGGTGACCGGGTGGCGCCGCTATGTGGTCAGTTCCAGCCCTGGTGATCCCGACCGACACTGGTATGGCGCCAGGCCAACGCTATACGCGGACATTCGCGGAGAGGAAGCGGAACAACTGATCCCCGCCATTTACGATGCGGTCGCATCCTATCCCTTCCCGGAAGAGTATGAAGCCTGGCCAGGCCCTAACAGCAACACGTTCGTGGCCTGGGTGATCCGGGAGGTCCCCGGACTGGACGTGGCCCTGCCAAACCACGCTATCGGTAAGGACTACCTGGGTGACCGGGTGATTGCCGAGGTTCCGGGCGGTACCGGCTATCAGTTCTCACTGGGCGGCTACTTCGGTGTTCTGGCGGGGATCCGGGAAGGACTTGAGTTGAACGTCATGGGCCTGTCACTGGGGGTAAACCCTCTGGGCCTGGGCATCAAGTTACCTGGCATTGGTGAGCTGGCCCTGCGCAGCACCAACCCAATGCCAGCCAATACCCCCTGA
- a CDS encoding AzlD family protein, giving the protein MTIETTTAGILALIAIMTVVTLATRFGGVFIMSFVRISPRIESFINTMASSVLIAIIVPMAFSGDTGALAALAVTAALMLAFRKPLPAIAAGIAAAGLVRYMA; this is encoded by the coding sequence ATGACTATTGAAACCACCACTGCCGGTATCCTGGCGCTGATTGCCATTATGACGGTGGTCACTCTCGCCACCCGCTTCGGAGGCGTGTTCATCATGTCCTTCGTGCGGATCAGCCCCCGCATTGAGAGCTTTATCAACACCATGGCCAGTTCGGTACTGATTGCCATCATCGTGCCCATGGCGTTCAGTGGTGACACCGGTGCGCTGGCCGCACTGGCCGTGACCGCAGCGCTCATGCTGGCCTTTCGCAAGCCACTGCCGGCCATTGCGGCCGGTATTGCAGCGGCGGGACTGGTTCGCTATATGGCGTAG
- a CDS encoding AzlC family ABC transporter permease, producing MSVASYSYKLQPRKVRLEFFRLLPISLFVVAFGAAFGLAATQKGLPPLDAILMSTTVFAGASQFAAIDMWGSEVSVLPLVAVVFAINSRHLLMGASLYPMLRDVSPGRRYGLLLLLTDANWAVSAQDYQNGKRNLEVILGGGLVLWLAWIVGTWLGVYFGGLLQDPKSLGLDMVLGCFLLAMALGGKKSPRVLVAWTVAGLASLAAWRWLPPNTHVVVGALAGGAIGFFWLERQETSGESSEAAEGATQ from the coding sequence ATGTCCGTCGCTTCCTATTCTTATAAACTCCAGCCGCGCAAGGTGCGACTGGAGTTCTTCCGTCTGCTTCCCATCTCCTTGTTCGTGGTGGCGTTTGGTGCTGCCTTTGGTTTGGCCGCCACACAGAAGGGTCTGCCGCCACTGGATGCGATACTGATGAGCACTACGGTGTTCGCCGGTGCCTCTCAGTTTGCGGCGATTGATATGTGGGGCAGCGAAGTGTCGGTGCTGCCGTTAGTGGCGGTGGTCTTTGCAATCAATTCCCGTCATCTGTTGATGGGTGCCTCCCTGTACCCGATGTTGAGGGATGTCTCCCCGGGCAGGCGTTATGGTCTGCTTTTGTTGCTGACCGATGCCAACTGGGCCGTGTCTGCCCAGGATTACCAGAATGGCAAGCGCAACCTGGAAGTGATCCTGGGGGGCGGCCTGGTTCTTTGGCTGGCCTGGATCGTGGGAACCTGGCTGGGTGTTTATTTTGGCGGGTTGCTGCAGGATCCCAAGAGCCTGGGGCTGGATATGGTGCTCGGCTGTTTCCTGCTGGCCATGGCCCTGGGTGGCAAGAAATCTCCAAGGGTGCTGGTCGCCTGGACGGTTGCCGGGCTGGCATCATTGGCCGCCTGGCGATGGTTGCCTCCCAACACCCATGTAGTGGTGGGGGCGCTGGCTGGTGGTGCCATCGGGTTCTTCTGGCTTGAGCGCCAGGAGACATCCGGAGAGTCCTCCGAGGCAGCGGAGGGAGCCACCCAATGA